GTCGTCCCGGTTCAGTTCCGACCGGCGGGATCCTGCTCTTCCAGCGAGCCGGGAACCGTGCCGGTGACGGTGGTGATCCCCTCCTCATGGGGGGCCACCGCATCCGACTGTCCCGCCGGGGGCTCGTACTCGTACTCACTCACGCGGGGGTCAGGGGTGCTCGCCATCACCGAGTTTTCCGGTGCGGAGCCGTCGGTGCCCGAGGCCGGTTCCGGCGTCCCGTCCTCCGCTTCGGGGAGGATCGGAGTCAGCTGTACCGGGATCGAAGTGGGGGAGGTGACGAAACGGGGCACTTCCGACTCCGGGGCGACTTCGGCCGTTTCCCGATCCCCCTGACCGGAAGCGTCGTCGTGCCGCGCCGTCCCCTGCTGCCCGGACTCGTCCGGCGTCGGGGCTTCGCCCCGGTCCGGCGTTTTGCGCAGTGAGACCGCGGAGGCACCGATGGTGTCGCTGGCCGTGTCGAGCGTGTTCAGCACGTGGTCACGTAGCGACTCCAGCTCCGTGCGGTGCCGGGTGATTTCCTCCAGGGTCTCCCGCCTGTGTCGTTCCGCCTCGGCTTCCTGCCTGCCGCATTCGCGGCGGGTTCGTTCCACGAGCTCGGCCGCGTCCCGCCGGGCCGCGCTCATCAGCGACTTGTAGGCGTCCCGGACGGACCGGCGCATCCGCTGTTCCCGCTCCCGCAGCTCGTTGAGCTGTCGTGCCCGATCGCGGTGCAACCGTTCGTGGCGGCGTTCTAGCTCGGCGAGCAGCCGTTCGCACTGCCCGTGCAGCTCGCCCGCGGTGTTCTCGGCCTGCTCGATCAGCCGGTTCGCCTCGCTCTCCGCGGAACCTCGGATCACTTCCGCCTCGTGTCCGGCCTGTTCGCGGATGGCCCGCAGTTCCTCCTCGGCCAGCTCCAGCATCTCCCGCACCCGCTGGGACGCGGCGGGCAGGCCCGTTTCCGAGGATTCCACGTGGTGCAGGCGTTGCTGTGTCTCGGCCAGCTCCTGGCGGGTCCGGTCGTAGAGCTCGCGCAGATCCGAGTTCAGTCGAGCCGCCTCGTTGCGGTCTATGGTCACCAGTTCGAGCTGGTTCTCCAGTACCTCGAGATGCTCCAGTACCTGCTCTCGTTGAAATCCGCGGAACCCGACGTCGAACCCGGGCCGGAGCGGTACCACGGCGTCGGCGGCGTCTTCCATGTCGAATCCTCCTGTCCGCGACTGCCCTGCGGGGTCGGCTCGATGATGGTCGAGAGTTGGGTTGCCGTATCGGATCGAGACGTGGGATCGCCGGTCCCGCCACGAGGGGAGTGGTGCTTACCGGCGTGCCGTGACTGGCGTGGGAGTTCCGGTCGCCGTCGGGTGTCCCCGGCGCTACCGCTGTTGCTGTCCGTCGCCCGAATGCCCGTTCTCCTCCATACGCAGTTCGCCGGTCAGGCTCATGCGCAGTTCCTCCAACCGTTGTTTGCTGTCGTCCATCGGTTGGATGTACTCCCGGCGGAACCGTTCCGCGCTCTCCTCGCTGCCGAAGTGCGTCTCGGCACCGAAGTTCCCGGTGGTCGGGTTCTCTGTGGCCGGGTTCCCGGTGGTCGTGGGTTGTTCGGTTCGGGCGGATCGCTCCGACACATCGGTTCCGGCCGTCGCGTCGGGTTCGGTGGGTGCGTCCACACCGGAAGGCGCGACCGGCCGGTTCCGGGTTTCCTCGTCCCGTGCCGGGTCCGCTCTGTCACCCGGTTCCGCCGCGCCCGCCTCGGGGGACGTGGCGTGCTGCGCCTCGTCCTCCTGGGGAACTCCCGTTCCGACCCGTCTCGGTTGTCCGTTGCGCCCCGGCCCGTTCAACAGGGCCGTCGAGGTGGTCAGTCTGGCCAGTTGCCTGCGCAACCGTTGTTGCCGTCGCCGTGCTCGAACGAGCAGGATCGTGGCCGGAAGCGCTGTGAGCAGGACTCCGGAAAGCACCGCGAGCCCCAGCCGGAGCAGGTGCCATCCGGCCGGAGCCCACGGGATCAGCTCAGCAGTCATCGAATCAGTGTCCGTAGTCGACCGAGTGGGGATGGTTCTCGCCATCCGTGCCCAGGGGGTTGGCCCTGTTCAGCACGGGTACTTCGTCGTGTACCGGATCGTCCTCGGTGACGGGGTTCACGGGGATCGGACGGTTGCCGGTCTCCGCGGCCTGTTGGTCCGGCTGGAACGGGATGCGTTCCTCCACCGACGATTCCCGGGGCATTTCCGGTTCGGCGGGGGAGAGCGCTTCGCGTGCCTCGCCGGTTGCCTCGTCACCGGGGGTGGCGTACGAGGGGGCCTGCTCCCGCTGGGGCTGTTCGACGATCAACAGCGGTCGGGGTTGTTCGCTGAGCACGTCGCGTTGTTGCCCGACGAAGGTGGCCACCGCGTCCATGTTCTGCACCAACCTGCTGCGCAGGTCCTCCAGCTGTTCGGCGCGGGAACGCAGCTCACTCATGAGCTCGCTGTGCCTGCGACGGGCGTCCTCCTCCAGGTCGCCGCAGCGTTGACGAGTGTTCTGGAGCAGCTCGTCGGCGTCCCTGCGCGCGGCTGTCAGGGCCTCTTCGTAGGTACTGCGGTAGGACTGCTTGAGCTGCTCGGCCCTCGCCTCGACCTGGGCGGCGCGCGAAGCGTGCTCCTCGTCGAGACGTTTTCTGCGTTCCTCGAGGTCGTCGACGAGCTCCGAACACTCCTGACGCAGTTCGGCCGCGCGGTTCTCCGCCTCGTTCCGGATGCGTTCGGCATCGGTCTCGGCGACGCCGCGGATCGTCTCGGCCTCACGATTGGCGTGCTCACGAATGGCGGTGGCTTCTTCCTCCGCCATGTTCAGCATGTGCTGCATCCGCGCGGTGATGTAGGGCTGCCCCGTATCGGCGTTCTGCACCCGTTTCAACTCACCGGCGGTTTCTTCCATCTGCCTGCGCGTCTCGTCGGTGATGCGCCGCTGGTCCTCGTTGAGCCGGATCGCCTCGTCCCTGTCCGTGACCAGGATCCGGATCTGGTCCTCCAGTAGTTCGATGTGTTCCAGAACCTGTTTTCGGTTGAATCCGCGGAACTCGTTGTCGAACCCCGGCCTAAGGGGAACGATGGCCTCGTCTTCCATGGTCCACCGCACTTCCGCTCGACACTGTGCTGCTGGTGATCCTAAGCGGAGTGACGGATTTTCCGGCGCACGCTTGATGCGCACGTCCGCGTTCTCACTCGAACGAGCGAGACGTATAGCTGAATGAAAGTAATTCATTTTTCGTGGGGCGATGCGTGGATCTCGCGCGCGAATTCGGTGGGAACACGAAACAGATCGGAAGAATGTTCGTGAAACGTGCGGAAGTGGTAGGCCGGTGGATTCCGGCCCCGGCCCGCAGAATCCACTCTCTTCGGGGGAGCGGGGGTGGAAGAGCGGTGTGAACCGCACCATCGACTCGGAAGGTCGCACGGGCACGACCATCGGGTTCGGCGGGTGTGCCGGAGGACGGAACCCTTCGTCGGCCTCCGAGCCACCACCGGGGACGACGAACTGATGATCACGGTGAACGTCGCCGACCGGAAGGCCGAGTCGCGTTCCTACGAGCTCGTGGCCTAGGTGTACCGACTCGGCCACGATCGGTAGCGGGAGCCTGCCTCCCGGTTCGCCGCTCGCAGCGGCAGGGCACGTCGGGTGTTCGCTCGCGGGGCAGCAGCTCACTGGGTGGACGCCCACGGGGCTGCTGCCGCGCGGAGTCGCCCTCCGAACGCTCGCGGTGTTCCGCCCTGGTGGGCGTCCCGCGCCTCGCGTGAACCGCGCGGTTCGGAGCGCCGTTGTTCCCGCCCGACGTGGCCGAGACCACTGTCGGTGTCAGGTAGTCGCAAGTCGCTGTGAGCCGTGGCGTACGGTCTTCAACGACGGGCAGCCACGGTGGCCCGCCTCATCCGCGTGCCACGACGGCAGCCGATCCATCGGCCCACGAACGGGACGGACATCGCCGCCGCGGTCGTGGTGGAGGCACGAGGCGGGATTGAGGGAGTTGTCGTGAAGCCGAGTGTTCTGCTGACCGGTTACCGGGTCATGGCGTATGTGACGGCCGTGCTGCTGATCGCACTGTGCGTGGCAATGGTGGGCAAGTACGGGTGGCCGAGCGGCACCGACGTGCAGCACGTCGGTGAGACCGCCACCACCGTCATCGGAATCGCCCACGGTTGGCTGTACATGGTCTATCTGGTGTTGGCACTGTTGATCACCCGGCTGTTGCGGGTCCCCATCGGGCCCATGATCCTGGTCCTGTTGGCCGGAACGATTCCCTTCGGTGCCTTCTTCGCCGAGCACAAGGTGGTTCAGTGGTTCCGCGTGTGGAGCACAGCAAAGTACGGTCCCGCGGCCGGGACAACCCAGCAGACCGGGTCGGCACAGACATGACGACCGCGACACGACCCACCGGGGACGACGAGAGGTCCACCGGCCGCGCCGGAGCGCGCGGAGTGCTCAGCGCCTATCTGGCACTGACCAAGCCGCGCGTCATAGAGCTGCTGCTGATCACCACGATTCCGGCCATGTTCCTGGCCGAACGCGGTATCCCATCGTTGCTGCTCGTGCTGATCACCCTGGTCGGGGGAGCCATGGCCGCGGGCAGCGCGAACACGCTCAACTGCGTCGCCGACTCGGACATCGACGCGGTCATGGACCGCACCAAGTCCCGCCCGCTGGTCAGCTACCGCGTTCCGCGCACCCACGCCCTGGTGTTCGGGATAGTGCTGAGCGTGGCCTCGTTCGCCGTGCTGTGGGCGGGGGCGAACCTGTTGGCGGCGGCACTCGCGCTGTCGGCCACCCTGTTCTACGTCTTCATCTACACGCTGGTGCTCAAACGACGCACCTCGCAGAACATCGTCTGGGGCGGCGCCGCCGGCTGCATGCCGGTCCTGGTCGGCTGGGCGGCCGTCTCCGGAACCGTGGAGTGGCCCGCGGTGGTGATGTTCGCCGTGGTTTTCCTCTGGACACCGCCGCATTTCTGGTCACTGGCGATGAAGTACCGCGCCGACTACGAGCGGGCGGGCGTGCCGATGCTTCCCGTCGTGGCGACCCCGCGGCAGGTCTCGGCGCGCATCCTGGCCTACACCTGGGCCACCGTGGCGAGCACGCTGCTGCTGATCCCGGTCACCAGCTGGATCTACGTCGGCTGCGCCGTGGCGATCGGTGCGGTGTTCCTGGTAGTGGCACAGCGGTTGCACCAGGGGGTGCGCCGTGGTCGCGGCGTCAA
This portion of the Actinopolyspora lacussalsi genome encodes:
- a CDS encoding cell division septum initiation protein DivIVA (product_source=COG3599; cath_funfam=1.20.5.620; cog=COG3599; smart=SM00397; superfamily=58113); its protein translation is MEDAADAVVPLRPGFDVGFRGFQREQVLEHLEVLENQLELVTIDRNEAARLNSDLRELYDRTRQELAETQQRLHHVESSETGLPAASQRVREMLELAEEELRAIREQAGHEAEVIRGSAESEANRLIEQAENTAGELHGQCERLLAELERRHERLHRDRARQLNELREREQRMRRSVRDAYKSLMSAARRDAAELVERTRRECGRQEAEAERHRRETLEEITRHRTELESLRDHVLNTLDTASDTIGASAVSLRKTPDRGEAPTPDESGQQGTARHDDASGQGDRETAEVAPESEVPRFVTSPTSIPVQLTPILPEAEDGTPEPASGTDGSAPENSVMASTPDPRVSEYEYEPPAGQSDAVAPHEEGITTVTGTVPGSLEEQDPAGRN
- a CDS encoding hypothetical protein (product_source=Hypo-rule applied; transmembrane_helix_parts=Outside_1_14,TMhelix_15_37,Inside_38_214) produces the protein MTAELIPWAPAGWHLLRLGLAVLSGVLLTALPATILLVRARRRQQRLRRQLARLTTSTALLNGPGRNGQPRRVGTGVPQEDEAQHATSPEAGAAEPGDRADPARDEETRNRPVAPSGVDAPTEPDATAGTDVSERSARTEQPTTTGNPATENPTTGNFGAETHFGSEESAERFRREYIQPMDDSKQRLEELRMSLTGELRMEENGHSGDGQQQR
- a CDS encoding cell division septum initiation protein DivIVA (product_source=COG3599; cath_funfam=1.20.5.620; cog=COG3599; smart=SM00150; superfamily=58113) — protein: MEDEAIVPLRPGFDNEFRGFNRKQVLEHIELLEDQIRILVTDRDEAIRLNEDQRRITDETRRQMEETAGELKRVQNADTGQPYITARMQHMLNMAEEEATAIREHANREAETIRGVAETDAERIRNEAENRAAELRQECSELVDDLEERRKRLDEEHASRAAQVEARAEQLKQSYRSTYEEALTAARRDADELLQNTRQRCGDLEEDARRRHSELMSELRSRAEQLEDLRSRLVQNMDAVATFVGQQRDVLSEQPRPLLIVEQPQREQAPSYATPGDEATGEAREALSPAEPEMPRESSVEERIPFQPDQQAAETGNRPIPVNPVTEDDPVHDEVPVLNRANPLGTDGENHPHSVDYGH
- a CDS encoding hypothetical protein (product_source=Hypo-rule applied), which gives rise to MCRRTEPFVGLRATTGDDELMITVNVADRKAESRSYELVA
- a CDS encoding integral membrane protein (product_source=TIGR03954; cog=COG3180; pfam=PF12823; superfamily=82866; tigrfam=TIGR03954; transmembrane_helix_parts=Inside_1_11,TMhelix_12_34,Outside_35_48,TMhelix_49_68,Inside_69_74,TMhelix_75_97,Outside_98_127) — translated: MKPSVLLTGYRVMAYVTAVLLIALCVAMVGKYGWPSGTDVQHVGETATTVIGIAHGWLYMVYLVLALLITRLLRVPIGPMILVLLAGTIPFGAFFAEHKVVQWFRVWSTAKYGPAAGTTQQTGSAQT
- a CDS encoding protoheme IX farnesyltransferase (product_source=KO:K02301; cog=COG0109; ko=KO:K02301; pfam=PF01040; tigrfam=TIGR01473; transmembrane_helix_parts=Inside_1_21,TMhelix_22_44,Outside_45_58,TMhelix_59_81,Inside_82_101,TMhelix_102_124,Outside_125_127,TMhelix_128_149,Inside_150_155,TMhelix_156_175,Outside_176_178,TMhelix_179_201,Inside_202_225,TMhelix_226_245,Outside_246_249,TMhelix_250_267,Inside_268_287,TMhelix_288_310,Outside_311_312) translates to MTTATRPTGDDERSTGRAGARGVLSAYLALTKPRVIELLLITTIPAMFLAERGIPSLLLVLITLVGGAMAAGSANTLNCVADSDIDAVMDRTKSRPLVSYRVPRTHALVFGIVLSVASFAVLWAGANLLAAALALSATLFYVFIYTLVLKRRTSQNIVWGGAAGCMPVLVGWAAVSGTVEWPAVVMFAVVFLWTPPHFWSLAMKYRADYERAGVPMLPVVATPRQVSARILAYTWATVASTLLLIPVTSWIYVGCAVAIGAVFLVVAQRLHQGVRRGRGVNPMRLFHLSNSYLSGLFLALAVDAAIGLPVLG